A single genomic interval of Dromiciops gliroides isolate mDroGli1 chromosome 1, mDroGli1.pri, whole genome shotgun sequence harbors:
- the LOC122750769 gene encoding LOW QUALITY PROTEIN: thioredoxin, mitochondrial-like (The sequence of the model RefSeq protein was modified relative to this genomic sequence to represent the inferred CDS: deleted 1 base in 1 codon) codes for MAQHMVLRRLLAPIFSRKFPQCCPVPLVPEVLAHGSSSRPSAATPSLTGWFSTTKISNIMFNVQDVPDFQDKVVNSETPVVVDFHAQWCGPCKILEPWLEKMVEKQGAKLLMAKVGTDDTTNLAIEYEVPAVPTVLAIKNRDVVHKFVGIKDEDQLESFLMKLIGCRATPAFVFPRAPTCLAPIGPFCVLR; via the exons ATGGCTCAGCATATGGTCCTCAGGAGATTGTTGGCACCCATCTTCTCTAGGAAGTTCCCTCAGTGTTGCCCAGTGCCTCTTGTTCCTGAAGTTCTGGCCCATGGCAGCTCCAGCAGACCCTCTGCTGCTACACCCAGTTTGACC GGATGGTTCTCCACTACCAAGATCTCTAACATTATGTTTAACGTCCAGGATGTGCCTGACTTTCAGGACAAAGTTGTCAACAGTGAGACACCGGTAGTTGTGGATTTCCATGCACAGTGGTGTGGCCCCTGCAAGATCTTGGAGCCCTGGTTAGAGAAAATGGTGGAAAAGCAGGGGGCTAAGTTGCTGATGGCTAAGGTGGGCACTGACGACACCACAAATCTAGCCATTGAGTATGAGGTTCCTGCTGTACCAACTGTGCTGGCCATCAAGAATAGGGATGTGGTGCACAAGTTTGTGGGCATCAAAGACGAAGACCAGCTGGAGTCTTTCCTCATGAAGCTAATTGGTTGCCGAGCTACACCTGCTTTTGTTTTCCCCAGGGCCCCCACCTGTCTGGCCCCCATTGGCCCCTTCTGTGTCCTGAGGTAG